The DNA segment AGGCTCCGATTTCGCCCAAGCACTGCGCACGAATGCCGGCAAAGACCTGCAAATAGGTCGCAAGCGGCAAGCCGTCGACACTTGCCTCGCGTCGCCCGGTCACTCCATCGACCAACCCGGCATCGCCCACCAAACGCTCGATGAGCTCGCGTAATTCCTCCATTGTCCAGCGAGCGGCCTCGGCCAGGCCGCGCAGGCGGCATAATGCCAGCGCCAGTGCATAGGCCCCCCAATCACTGACGCCGGCCAGAATCGTGTAATCGGTCGCAATGCGGCAGGGCACGAGGGCCGCCGGGCCAACGGTGATCGCGGAGCGCAAAATCTCCCAAGGAATCGCTCCCATGCCGATTTCGTTGCCGCCATCGCCGATGCCGATGGTCGTGATGGGCAAATCGCGCTCGGCGACAACCTCGAATAACCGATGCGCCCGAGCCGTCCAAACATCGATGGCGACGCCACGCATGTTGTGGCACACATCCCGACTGGCCGGCGGCACCTCACGCTGGAATTCGCTCGCAGGCGTGGCGTTCGTGCGGCGCTGTGCCTGTAGCGATCGCTCGGTGTGGCTAGGGCCCACGCGCTCGATCGCGATCAGATGCGAGAGTCTGCGGCCAAAGGCGGATCCCAAAAAATCATCGACCCATTGATCGGCACGTGACGGCTCGCCGGGCGTCGTCGGCCTGTGATCGCCGTCTAGCGGAATCTCATGAATCACCGAGCGCGGGATGCCCAGGAAATCGCAGCCGACTTCGAGCGCTGCAAGCGCGTATCGGTCGGTCACAAGTGCTACGTCGATTCCGAGCGATCGCAGCGCCCGCGCCAGGAACAGGGAGCCCGGCGGGCCGTCGGTCTCGGCCGCGGGCGGTTTGGCGTCGACGATACAGAATCCGGTCACAATGGCGACGGCGCTAGCCCGCGCAGCCAGATCCAGGACGCTTGCCTGCAAGTGGCCAGGGCAAAGCGGTGCTCCGTTGCTCGTGAAACTGGCGACGCCACGGCGCGCAGGATCGCGGCGGACCAAGGAATCGAGCGACTGCCAAAAAGAATCGGGATCAGCAGCCAAGTCGTTTTTGCTTGTTCGCGGGTGGGAAGGATATCGAGATTGTAACCAAGCCCGCGCCCTTGGTGCGGTGGCGGCAAGGCCTTATTGTATGGGGCGATCGCGGGTTGTTTCGGGTCGCCAAGGAGCGACTGGTCGCGGGCCGGAGATGCGCCGGGCCGGGCGCGGCGGCGAATGGAGGTCGCCGGCCCCCTAGGTGCTCCCAAGAGGCTGGGCCGGTGGTGGCCGGCATTTTGGGGCCCCAAGGTAGTTGACAATCGTGCCGGTTAGGATAGAAATTAAGTCGGGGAGTTCGTGAAAAATGTCACAAGACCCCTTCTCGCCCGCTCATCGAGCTGTAAATTGTTTTTCCATAGTCCTTTGCAGCGCTTGCTCGACCGGGTCCGCTTTTGGCTCTCGATCGCGCGCATCGTGCCAGCGAGTACAGCCGTATGACTGAAAAGAAGAAGATGTCCACGGCCGATATTCTGGCGGCCGCTCGCAAGAACGCCGCTGCTGGTGCGGCACCGGCCTCGAAGCCAGCCGCAGAGGCCGCCCCTCGAGAAGCCGCGGCTGAAGCCGAAGTCGCTGCGCTCGCTGAAACGGTGCCCGCTGAATCGGCGCCCGCTGAATCTGCGCCCGCTGAGGCAGCTCCGGCGAAGCCGAAATCGGCCGTTGCTGGTGGCGCCAAGCTGAGCGTTGCCGAGATCATGGCGATGGCCCGCGCCAACAAAGCGGCCCCCGGAGCGGCGCCGGCCAATCCTGCTGCTGCGGCGAAGCCTGCGGCCGAGAAGCCAGCGCCGAAGCCGAAGGCCGATAAGCCCGCCGCGAAGCCGGCAGCGGCTGCCGCGGCCGGACCGGCCGTACGCGATACGTCAAGCATCTTGGCGGCCGCACGCGCTGCGGCGAAGCCTGGTCCGGTGAGCAAATCAGAAGCAGCCGCGCGATTGAAGCCGTCGGCTCCCGCGAAGCCCGCTAAGGGAGAGACCGTCGCGCCGCCGATGCCGGCCAAGCCCGAGTACGCCAAGCCGAAGGCCAAGGAGGCGGCACCGCAAGAAGATCGGCGTTTCTTCCTGGGCGTGTTGTTCGGGTCGTTTCTCGGCTTGGGATTCAGCACGCTGGCCGCGACCGGCGGCTTGTGGACGCTGGCGACG comes from the Pirellulales bacterium genome and includes:
- a CDS encoding Rieske 2Fe-2S domain-containing protein — translated: MTEKKKMSTADILAAARKNAAAGAAPASKPAAEAAPREAAAEAEVAALAETVPAESAPAESAPAEAAPAKPKSAVAGGAKLSVAEIMAMARANKAAPGAAPANPAAAAKPAAEKPAPKPKADKPAAKPAAAAAAGPAVRDTSSILAAARAAAKPGPVSKSEAAARLKPSAPAKPAKGETVAPPMPAKPEYAKPKAKEAAPQEDRRFFLGVLFGSFLGLGFSTLAATGGLWTLATLRFMFPNVLTEPPSKFKIGFPGDFPPGVVDEKFKAQFGIWPVNVEYKGQRQIVALKTVCTHLGCTPNWLEAEQKFKCPCHGSGFYKDGINFEGPAPRPLERYAIRLADDGQLEVDKSRTFQEELGQWSDAACFVSV
- a CDS encoding glutamate cyclase domain-containing protein — translated: MAADPDSFWQSLDSLVRRDPARRGVASFTSNGAPLCPGHLQASVLDLAARASAVAIVTGFCIVDAKPPAAETDGPPGSLFLARALRSLGIDVALVTDRYALAALEVGCDFLGIPRSVIHEIPLDGDHRPTTPGEPSRADQWVDDFLGSAFGRRLSHLIAIERVGPSHTERSLQAQRRTNATPASEFQREVPPASRDVCHNMRGVAIDVWTARAHRLFEVVAERDLPITTIGIGDGGNEIGMGAIPWEILRSAITVGPAALVPCRIATDYTILAGVSDWGAYALALALCRLRGLAEAARWTMEELRELIERLVGDAGLVDGVTGRREASVDGLPLATYLQVFAGIRAQCLGEIGA